One Chionomys nivalis chromosome 4, mChiNiv1.1, whole genome shotgun sequence genomic region harbors:
- the LOC130873892 gene encoding protein yippee-like 5, with product MGRIFLDHIGGTRLFFCANCDTILTNCSELISTRFTGATGRAFLFNKVVNLQYSEVQYRVMLTGRHMVRDVSCKICNSKLGWIYEFATEDSQHYKEGRVILEHALVRE from the coding sequence ATGGGCAGAATCTTCCTTGATCATATCGGCGGTACCCGTCTGTTTTTTTGTGCAAACTGTGATACGATCCTCACCAACTGCTCAGAACTCATCTCTACTCGGTTCACAGGCGCCACCGGTAGagcatttctttttaacaagGTAGTTAACTTGCAGTACAGTGAAGTTCAATATCGGGTCATGCTCACTGGCCGCCACATGGTTCGAGATGTGAGCTGCAAAATCTGCAATAGTAAACTGGGATGGATCTATGAGTTTGCTACTGAAGACAGCCAGCATTATAAGGAAGGCCGTGTGATCCTGGAGCATGCACTAGTTAGAGAGTGA